CCGAGCCCAGTGCTATGGCTGCCACGAGTGGGAGCCCACCCCAGCTACGCGCCATTTTTCCGTAGGATGACCACGCCACGGCGAGGGTTTGGTAGGCATAGGTGGCCCAGCCAAAGGGGCGGGCAACGGGCGGAACCATAATCGGGCGGCTTTCTCCGGTTGTCAGGGTGGGCGCGGTTGCCCGTCGCTTTGGCTGGCGGCGCCAGCTCCACCCGCGGCGGATGGCCGGGGAAGTTAACTGGAAGCGGTGGTAGACGAAGGCAAAAAAGCCCCCCGCAAAGCCCAGCCAGAGGAGGCGGTTCCAGAGAAATAAGCCTTGCAGGGCAATGAGGCGCGTGTTCTTTTCCGCTTCGGTCCAGGTTTCCAACTCGCTGCCCACTACTCCGCCGAAGCCTACCAAATCCAGCAGCTTGACCAGGTCCCACCACCCCACGAGCTTAGCTACTATCATCAGGATGAAATGGGAAGCAAAGAACAGGAGCACGCTGCCGACGTAACTGGCGATGGCCCGGCCGCGCAGCACCGCCAGCCCAAATTGAACGGTTGTGCCGACCAAAGCCACAGGCAAGGCCAGCAAGCCAAAGGCAGAAAGGTAGGCCTCCGGCCGAAACGGACCCAGCAATTGCGCCCTGCTACCCGGAGAATAGAAGCCTAGCAGCAGGCCGGCTGGTACGGCCAGCAGCAGCAATGTATTCAGTGTGAAAGCCGCCAGAAACCGGCCGCCTAAGTAGTTTGCCTTGCTCACAGGAACAGTGTACATGAGCGGGTGCATGCGTGTCTGCACATCGCGGGCCGCAGCGTCGCCGCTTATGGCCCCGCCATTATGAGCCAGAGCAGGTTGCTGAAAACGGTGAAAAAAGCGATAGAGGAAGGAGAATTGTGGTAGCTCCCATCGGCGGGGGTGCTGAGCTTAGTCAGCAGGAGCGGTAATACCAGCAACACCCCGAAAAACAGCCAGGTCGAGGCATGATTCCACTGATAGCGGAATTCATAGCGAAAGATGGGCCCTACTTTCATGGCTGGACGTGCTTCGCCTCAGCTGCCACTTCCTGACCATAGTGCCCGGCCATGGTGCTGAAATACACATCTTCCAGATCAGGCGCCACCGGGTCGAAGCCGGCGCTGGGCGTTTCCTCGCTGTAGATGTGCACGAGTGTGCGGCCGCTCAGGAGCTTGGTGGAGATGACGCGGTGTTCCTGCTCCAACTGGGGCAAGGCACTTTTCTCTACAATTCGGCGCCAAATTCGTCCCTGTAACTCATCCACGGCTCGCAGGGGCTCAGTCTCGAGCAAAATTTCGCCTTGGTTAATAATAGCCATGCGGGTACAAAGCTCCGCTACATCTTCCACGATGTGGGTGGACAGAATGACCACGCTGTTCTCACCCAACTCGCTGAGCAAATTCAGAAAGCGGACCCGCTCGGCCGGGTCGAGGCCGGCTGTGGGTTCATCTACAATCAGCAGCTTGGGTTTCC
The window above is part of the Hymenobacter radiodurans genome. Proteins encoded here:
- a CDS encoding ABC transporter ATP-binding protein, with the translated sequence MELRIRHVSKSYANGVQALKDINLTIPAGMYGLLGPNGAGKSTLMRTIATLQEPDAGTIHLGNLDVLHQPDEVRQTLGYLPQEFGVYPKARAEDLLDYFAILKGITDRRARQEVVEALLRQTNLWEVRRQKLGGFSGGMRQRFGVAVALLGKPKLLIVDEPTAGLDPAERVRFLNLLSELGENSVVILSTHIVEDVAELCTRMAIINQGEILLETEPLRAVDELQGRIWRRIVEKSALPQLEQEHRVISTKLLSGRTLVHIYSEETPSAGFDPVAPDLEDVYFSTMAGHYGQEVAAEAKHVQP